One window from the genome of Anolis sagrei isolate rAnoSag1 chromosome 4, rAnoSag1.mat, whole genome shotgun sequence encodes:
- the TIE1 gene encoding tyrosine-protein kinase receptor Tie-1 isoform X2, with product MLLTLSASWKMGLDRICLLSLLLQLAGAILDITLMANVLSPSYTSFYLSCVTSERNASLQIVRDNRIIMTHPKSKLQTYKNNSNEVQMRGFSRADLVGIIYCLGKTQSEETRVVYVHNNMNGTYHDIMDQGEVKEGQSTLTLPTVSRGDSGIYSAAFLGDSPLSNAFFRLIVRGCVANKWGSSCDKDCPDCRNGGVCHHIVGECICPPGFMGTRCEKACREGMFGRNCQEKCRSDQGCRGLALCLPDPYGCSCAPGWSGLQCDSACSPEKYGPNCALECHCENGGTCNRFSGCICPAGWHGQHCEKSDRIPQLIDLPSHLEFNVGSQPVVTCTATGNPPPVRDSIELRKADGTVIMPTKAIMEKDKTTCEFQVPPVTLSDMCLWECRVSTTGGQDSGKFKVTVKVPPVPLSPPTLLAKKSRQLTISPIGLISGDGPIISIKVLYKPQLGTSHWLSIVVGNAQNVTLTKLLPVTAYLVKVQLTRPEVGGEGAPGPVAVIVTECQEPTAKPVIENIFFEGSQNLCANWNLPKSDTVGSGFLVQLYDPAKELVHRENITSMTVQSACIPNLKFNKEYSLEVLVYHCASLGPPSDPYKVKINSKGPSSPLSLAVERLTDSSVKLTWLPPEYPNGGINKYIVEVQQLGGTTEPQWVDTENGWDTTKVIVGLNSSILYQFRVRAKSYVPGEWSTPVRAENLGDGALSQEPTLGSRNPSPSNMDKQLLLAIVGSVSVTCLTILFALLALFLIKKNFFHRRRTFTYQSGSGEETILQFNSGTLTLTRRPKPQPEPLSYPILEWEDIKFEDMIGEGNFGQVIRAMIKKDGLRMNAAIKMLKEFASENDHRDFAGELEVLCKLGHHPNIINLLGACENKGYLYIAIEYAPYGNLLDFLRKSRVLETDPAFAREHGTASTLTSQQLLQFASDVAKGMQYLSEKQFIHRDLAARNILVGENLTSKIADFGLSRGEEVYVKKTMGRLPVRWMAIESLNYSVYTTKSDVWSFGVLLWEIVSLGGTPYCGMTCAELYEKLPQGYRMEKPLNCDDEVYELMRQCWRDRPYERPPFAQISVQLIRMLEARKAYVNMALFENFTYAGIDATAEEA from the exons ATGCTCCTGACATTGAGCGCATCCTGGAAAATGGGACTGGACAGGATTTGCCTTCTAAGCCTCTTATTACAACTGGCAG GAGCAATTCTGGACATCACTCTAATGGCTAATGTTCTGAGCCCATCGTACACTAGCTTCTATCTCTCATGTGTGACGAGTGAACGGAATGCCAGTTTACAGATTGTCAGAGACAATAGAATTATCATGACACATCCCAAATCCAAGCTCCAGACGTACAAGAACAACAGCAATGAAGTGCAGATGCGAGGATTCTCCCGGGCAGACCTGGTGGGCATCATCTATTGCTTGGGGAAAACTCAGTCAGAAGAAACCAGAGTGGTCTATGTACACAACAACATGAATG GAACCTACCATGATATCATGGACCAGGGTGAGGTGAAGGAGGGTCAGTCCACACTGACTTTGCCAACCGTTAGCAGAGGTGACAGTGGGATTTATAGTGCTGCATTCCTAGGAGACAGCCCTTTGTCAAATGCCTTCTTCAGGCTGATTGTGCGAG GCTGTGTAGCCAACAAATGGGGATCTTCTTGTGACAAAGACTGTCCTGACTGCCGAAATGGAGGTGTTTGCCACCATATTGTTGGAGAATGCATCTGTCCACCAGGTTTTATGGGTACCCGCTGTGAGAAAG CTTGTAGGGAAGGCATGTTTGGCCGAAACTGCCAGGAGAAGTGCCGAAGTGATCAGGGCTGCAGGGGTCTGGCCTTATGCTTGCCTGATCCATATGGTTGTTCCTGTGCCCCTGGATGGAGTGGGCTACAATGTGACTCAG CCTGTTCCCCTGAGAAGTATGGCCCCAATTGTGCCCTGGAATGTCATTGTGAAAATGGAGGCACTTGTAACCGGTTCAGTGGCTGCATCTGCCCAGCTGGGTGGCATGGACAGCACTGCGAAAAGTCAG ATCGGATACCCCAGCTCATCGATTTGCCTTCTCACTTGGAGTTTAATGTAGGCTCTCAGCCTGTAGTTACTTGCACGGCAACAGGCAACCCACCCCCTGTGCGTGACAGCATTGAATTGCGCAAGGCTGATGGAACAGTGATCATG CCTACGAAAGCCATCATGGAAAAAGATAAGACGACCTGTGAATTTCAAGTTCCACCAGTGACCCTCTCTGACATGTGTCTCTGGGAATGCCGTGTCTCTACTACTGGAGGGCAGGATAGTGGCAAGTTCAAGGTCACTGTGAAAG TGCCTCCTGTGCCACTAAGCCCGCCCACGCTCCTGGCCAAGAAGAGTCGACAGCTTACTATATCTCCCATAGGGCTCATTTCTGGGGATGGACCCATCATTTCCATCAAGGTTCTCTACAAGCCCCAACTTGGCACTTCTCATTGGTTATCTATTGTAG TTGGGAATGCCCAAAATGTCACCCTGACAAAACTGCTACCTGTCACTGCTTACCTGGTTAAAGTTCAGCTTACACGCCCTGAAGTTGGAGGGGAAGGTGCACCCGGACCTGTGGCGGTGATAGTAACAGAGTGCCAAG AGCCAACAGCCAAGCCTGtgattgaaaatatattttttgaagGGAGCCAAAATCTGTGTGCAAACTGGAACTTGCCCAAGAGCGACACTGTGGGCTCTGGGTTCCTTGTCCAGCTCTATGACCCAGCCAAAGAGCTTGTGCATCGGGAGAACATTACTTCCATGACTGTGCAGTCTGCCTGTATCCCAAACCTTAAATTCAACAAGGAGTATAGCCTGGAAGTGTTAGTTTACCATTGTGCCAGCCTGGgaccaccatctgatccctaCAAGGTCAAGATCAACAGCAAAG GCCCTTCTTCTCCATTGTCTCTTGCAGTGGAACGCCTCACTGACAGCAGTGTCAAGCTCACATGGCTGCCCCCCGAATATCCCAATGGTGGCATCAACAAGTACATTGTAGAGGTGCAACAGCTGGGGGGTACCACCGAACCACAATGGGTGGACACAGAAAATGGTTGGGACACAACCAAGGTCATTGTGGGGCTCAACAGTAGCATTCTCTATCAGTTCAGAGTGCGAGCCAAGTCCTACGTACCAGGCGAGTGGAGCACACCTGTGAGGGCTGAGAACTTGGGTGATG GAGCACTGAGCCAAGAACCCACCCTAGGGAGCAGAAATCCGTCTCCTTCCAACATGGATAAGCAGCTGCTGTTGGCAATTGTCGGCTCCGTCTCTGTCACCTGCCTGACCATCTTGTTTGCCCTTCTGGCTCTTTTCCTGATCAAGAAAAACTTCTTCCATCGACGTCGGACATTCACTTACCAGTCAGGCTCT GGAGAAGAGACCATCCTGCAGTTCAACTCAGGCACGCTGACCCTGACCCGCCGACCCAAGCCACAGCCTGAGCCTCTCAGCTACCCCATCCTGGAGTGGGAAGACATCAAGTTTGAGGACATGATAGGAGAAGGCAACTTTGGACAAGTCATCCGAGCCATGATCAAGAAAGACGGCCTGAGAATGAACGCTGCCATCAAGATGCTGAAAG AATTTGCCTCTGAGAATGACCACCGGGACTTTGCTGGAGAGCTGGAAGTGCTCTGTAAGCTGGGACACCATCCAAATATCATCAACCTGCTGGGAGCCTGTGAGAATAAGG GATACCTGTATATCGCTATTGAATATGCACCTTATGGGAACTTGCTAGACTTCCTTCGCAAGAGCAGAGTCTTGGAGACAGATCCAGCCTTTGCCAGAGAACATGGAACCGCTTCAACCCTCACATCCCAACAACTCTTGCAGTTTGCCTCTGATGTGGCCAAAGGCATGCAGTACTTAAGTGAAAAGCAG TTTATCCACAGAGACTTGGCTGCCAGAAACATCCTGGTGGGAGAAAACTTGACTTCCAAAATTGCTGATTTTGGCTTATCCCGGGGGGAGGAAGTTTACGTGAAGAAGACAATG GGACGCTTGCCAGTTCGTTGGATGGCCATCGAATCCTTGAATTACAGCGTATACACAACTAAAAGTGATGT
- the TIE1 gene encoding tyrosine-protein kinase receptor Tie-1 isoform X1, translated as MLLTLSASWKMGLDRICLLSLLLQLAGAILDITLMANVLSPSYTSFYLSCVTSERNASLQIVRDNRIIMTHPKSKLQTYKNNSNEVQMRGFSRADLVGIIYCLGKTQSEETRVVYVHNNMNANLIPEKVTQTVSLHQTAVLVAKIKYGKNADILWKRNGTYHDIMDQGEVKEGQSTLTLPTVSRGDSGIYSAAFLGDSPLSNAFFRLIVRGCVANKWGSSCDKDCPDCRNGGVCHHIVGECICPPGFMGTRCEKACREGMFGRNCQEKCRSDQGCRGLALCLPDPYGCSCAPGWSGLQCDSACSPEKYGPNCALECHCENGGTCNRFSGCICPAGWHGQHCEKSDRIPQLIDLPSHLEFNVGSQPVVTCTATGNPPPVRDSIELRKADGTVIMPTKAIMEKDKTTCEFQVPPVTLSDMCLWECRVSTTGGQDSGKFKVTVKVPPVPLSPPTLLAKKSRQLTISPIGLISGDGPIISIKVLYKPQLGTSHWLSIVVGNAQNVTLTKLLPVTAYLVKVQLTRPEVGGEGAPGPVAVIVTECQEPTAKPVIENIFFEGSQNLCANWNLPKSDTVGSGFLVQLYDPAKELVHRENITSMTVQSACIPNLKFNKEYSLEVLVYHCASLGPPSDPYKVKINSKGPSSPLSLAVERLTDSSVKLTWLPPEYPNGGINKYIVEVQQLGGTTEPQWVDTENGWDTTKVIVGLNSSILYQFRVRAKSYVPGEWSTPVRAENLGDGALSQEPTLGSRNPSPSNMDKQLLLAIVGSVSVTCLTILFALLALFLIKKNFFHRRRTFTYQSGSGEETILQFNSGTLTLTRRPKPQPEPLSYPILEWEDIKFEDMIGEGNFGQVIRAMIKKDGLRMNAAIKMLKEFASENDHRDFAGELEVLCKLGHHPNIINLLGACENKGYLYIAIEYAPYGNLLDFLRKSRVLETDPAFAREHGTASTLTSQQLLQFASDVAKGMQYLSEKQFIHRDLAARNILVGENLTSKIADFGLSRGEEVYVKKTMGRLPVRWMAIESLNYSVYTTKSDVWSFGVLLWEIVSLGGTPYCGMTCAELYEKLPQGYRMEKPLNCDDEVYELMRQCWRDRPYERPPFAQISVQLIRMLEARKAYVNMALFENFTYAGIDATAEEA; from the exons ATGCTCCTGACATTGAGCGCATCCTGGAAAATGGGACTGGACAGGATTTGCCTTCTAAGCCTCTTATTACAACTGGCAG GAGCAATTCTGGACATCACTCTAATGGCTAATGTTCTGAGCCCATCGTACACTAGCTTCTATCTCTCATGTGTGACGAGTGAACGGAATGCCAGTTTACAGATTGTCAGAGACAATAGAATTATCATGACACATCCCAAATCCAAGCTCCAGACGTACAAGAACAACAGCAATGAAGTGCAGATGCGAGGATTCTCCCGGGCAGACCTGGTGGGCATCATCTATTGCTTGGGGAAAACTCAGTCAGAAGAAACCAGAGTGGTCTATGTACACAACAACATGAATG CCAACCTAATTCCAGAAAAGGTGACACAAACAGTCAGCCTCCACCAGACAGCTGTGCTTGTTGCCAAGATAAAGTACGGGAAGAACGCAGACATCTTGTGGAAAAGGAATG GAACCTACCATGATATCATGGACCAGGGTGAGGTGAAGGAGGGTCAGTCCACACTGACTTTGCCAACCGTTAGCAGAGGTGACAGTGGGATTTATAGTGCTGCATTCCTAGGAGACAGCCCTTTGTCAAATGCCTTCTTCAGGCTGATTGTGCGAG GCTGTGTAGCCAACAAATGGGGATCTTCTTGTGACAAAGACTGTCCTGACTGCCGAAATGGAGGTGTTTGCCACCATATTGTTGGAGAATGCATCTGTCCACCAGGTTTTATGGGTACCCGCTGTGAGAAAG CTTGTAGGGAAGGCATGTTTGGCCGAAACTGCCAGGAGAAGTGCCGAAGTGATCAGGGCTGCAGGGGTCTGGCCTTATGCTTGCCTGATCCATATGGTTGTTCCTGTGCCCCTGGATGGAGTGGGCTACAATGTGACTCAG CCTGTTCCCCTGAGAAGTATGGCCCCAATTGTGCCCTGGAATGTCATTGTGAAAATGGAGGCACTTGTAACCGGTTCAGTGGCTGCATCTGCCCAGCTGGGTGGCATGGACAGCACTGCGAAAAGTCAG ATCGGATACCCCAGCTCATCGATTTGCCTTCTCACTTGGAGTTTAATGTAGGCTCTCAGCCTGTAGTTACTTGCACGGCAACAGGCAACCCACCCCCTGTGCGTGACAGCATTGAATTGCGCAAGGCTGATGGAACAGTGATCATG CCTACGAAAGCCATCATGGAAAAAGATAAGACGACCTGTGAATTTCAAGTTCCACCAGTGACCCTCTCTGACATGTGTCTCTGGGAATGCCGTGTCTCTACTACTGGAGGGCAGGATAGTGGCAAGTTCAAGGTCACTGTGAAAG TGCCTCCTGTGCCACTAAGCCCGCCCACGCTCCTGGCCAAGAAGAGTCGACAGCTTACTATATCTCCCATAGGGCTCATTTCTGGGGATGGACCCATCATTTCCATCAAGGTTCTCTACAAGCCCCAACTTGGCACTTCTCATTGGTTATCTATTGTAG TTGGGAATGCCCAAAATGTCACCCTGACAAAACTGCTACCTGTCACTGCTTACCTGGTTAAAGTTCAGCTTACACGCCCTGAAGTTGGAGGGGAAGGTGCACCCGGACCTGTGGCGGTGATAGTAACAGAGTGCCAAG AGCCAACAGCCAAGCCTGtgattgaaaatatattttttgaagGGAGCCAAAATCTGTGTGCAAACTGGAACTTGCCCAAGAGCGACACTGTGGGCTCTGGGTTCCTTGTCCAGCTCTATGACCCAGCCAAAGAGCTTGTGCATCGGGAGAACATTACTTCCATGACTGTGCAGTCTGCCTGTATCCCAAACCTTAAATTCAACAAGGAGTATAGCCTGGAAGTGTTAGTTTACCATTGTGCCAGCCTGGgaccaccatctgatccctaCAAGGTCAAGATCAACAGCAAAG GCCCTTCTTCTCCATTGTCTCTTGCAGTGGAACGCCTCACTGACAGCAGTGTCAAGCTCACATGGCTGCCCCCCGAATATCCCAATGGTGGCATCAACAAGTACATTGTAGAGGTGCAACAGCTGGGGGGTACCACCGAACCACAATGGGTGGACACAGAAAATGGTTGGGACACAACCAAGGTCATTGTGGGGCTCAACAGTAGCATTCTCTATCAGTTCAGAGTGCGAGCCAAGTCCTACGTACCAGGCGAGTGGAGCACACCTGTGAGGGCTGAGAACTTGGGTGATG GAGCACTGAGCCAAGAACCCACCCTAGGGAGCAGAAATCCGTCTCCTTCCAACATGGATAAGCAGCTGCTGTTGGCAATTGTCGGCTCCGTCTCTGTCACCTGCCTGACCATCTTGTTTGCCCTTCTGGCTCTTTTCCTGATCAAGAAAAACTTCTTCCATCGACGTCGGACATTCACTTACCAGTCAGGCTCT GGAGAAGAGACCATCCTGCAGTTCAACTCAGGCACGCTGACCCTGACCCGCCGACCCAAGCCACAGCCTGAGCCTCTCAGCTACCCCATCCTGGAGTGGGAAGACATCAAGTTTGAGGACATGATAGGAGAAGGCAACTTTGGACAAGTCATCCGAGCCATGATCAAGAAAGACGGCCTGAGAATGAACGCTGCCATCAAGATGCTGAAAG AATTTGCCTCTGAGAATGACCACCGGGACTTTGCTGGAGAGCTGGAAGTGCTCTGTAAGCTGGGACACCATCCAAATATCATCAACCTGCTGGGAGCCTGTGAGAATAAGG GATACCTGTATATCGCTATTGAATATGCACCTTATGGGAACTTGCTAGACTTCCTTCGCAAGAGCAGAGTCTTGGAGACAGATCCAGCCTTTGCCAGAGAACATGGAACCGCTTCAACCCTCACATCCCAACAACTCTTGCAGTTTGCCTCTGATGTGGCCAAAGGCATGCAGTACTTAAGTGAAAAGCAG TTTATCCACAGAGACTTGGCTGCCAGAAACATCCTGGTGGGAGAAAACTTGACTTCCAAAATTGCTGATTTTGGCTTATCCCGGGGGGAGGAAGTTTACGTGAAGAAGACAATG GGACGCTTGCCAGTTCGTTGGATGGCCATCGAATCCTTGAATTACAGCGTATACACAACTAAAAGTGATGT